TTCGGTCTTTCGGGCAGCCTCGTATATTTGAATGTTGTTCTGATCGTTcaggtaatttatttttaataccaAACTTCGGAAAAATGTGCACACCCAGTTTCGAAACATTCACTCCGGTCTTTCGGAAAGCCTCGTATTATATAGTAGAGTGTTTTTCTGATCGTTCATTTTATTTCGTTTTAATACCCAACTTCGGAGAGAAATCCGAACACGTCAATATTTTCCAAACAGTCCGGCGAATAGTCGGTTGAGCTGCTGCGTAACAGAATGGGTTGACCGCACTCTGGACCATGGAGAAAGCAATTACCGCTGCGTTGAAATACTCCGGCAGTGGCGGGAACGCTCCTGGGTGCATGCTGCATATGCTAGTAATTGGTGCGATAATACCGTACGGCAGCCAGCAGATGGCGTAGGAGACAACAACGAGGGTGAGCGTCAGAGAGGCCTTCTTGTGCTCGACCCGTATCCCACCGCTGCGCCTAAGCTTGACCTCATCGTAGCTAATACACGGGGCTACCTTGGTGACATCCTTGTCTTCCCTGTAGCTGGGTGTACTCGGAAACAAAACCAACCGGGAATCTTTACCTTTCTCCGGGTGGTGTGGTGCCGTGGTGGTGTCTTGCGGGATACCGTCAGAGCGCTGTCCGAGAGGGGAACCATTCTGCTCGCAGCAGAACTTCAGCTCGACAGCCCCGGACGCAACGGTTGGTATCTGATCCTGCGTGATTGACCCAATCCCGGAGGTCGTGAACTCCGTCTTCTCTACGGTCCCGGAGGAGCCGTCGCTGCTCTTCGGAGTCTTACCGTTGCCTTTTGATTTCTTCCCCTCTGCCTTTGCGCTGACGGATTGGATCGTACGATACACCCTGCagtacatgaccaagatgagTGGATACGGAATCCACAGGCTCAACGCAATGGCCACTCCCGTAGTGTAGTGGTTTGTGTTGTACATCGCGGTGCAGAAGTTCTCCGGTAAAGCTCTCTCTCCGTCGACCACACCCCAGGCGAAGATGAACGTCATCCACATTGAGAACGCCACACCCCAGGCGACAGCAATTCGAACCAGCGCTCCTTTGGTAGTGCGTCGCTGGAGGTGACTTAGCGGGTGTCTGATCGCCTGGTAACGGTCGTTACAGATAATCAGAATGGTCAAGATGGATGTCGAGAAAAATATGTGCTTAGAGGCCTCCTTCAAGTGGCAGGGAATGTGGCCGAAGGGCCAGCCTTTACCCTTGAGAACCAAAACGGACTCCAGCATGACAAGGGGCATGTTGATCAACCCTACGCACAAGTCAGACAC
The sequence above is drawn from the Asterias amurensis chromosome 13, ASM3211899v1 genome and encodes:
- the LOC139946573 gene encoding muscarinic acetylcholine receptor M5-like, with amino-acid sequence MSLHEALGHHVQEDAPMMGNGTGHHMPDHNNDFAESILISAWILVVVSGILMCVTIPSNFLVLLAFIREKKLRTYVNFFIINLCVSDLCVGLINMPLVMLESVLVLKGKGWPFGHIPCHLKEASKHIFFSTSILTILIICNDRYQAIRHPLSHLQRRTTKGALVRIAVAWGVAFSMWMTFIFAWGVVDGERALPENFCTAMYNTNHYTTGVAIALSLWIPYPLILVMYCRVYRTIQSVSAKAEGKKSKGNGKTPKSSDGSSGTVEKTEFTTSGIGSITQDQIPTVASGAVELKFCCEQNGSPLGQRSDGIPQDTTTAPHHPEKGKDSRLVLFPSTPSYREDKDVTKVAPCISYDEVKLRRSGGIRVEHKKASLTLTLVVVSYAICWLPYGIIAPITSICSMHPGAFPPLPEYFNAAVIAFSMVQSAVNPFCYAAAQPTIRRTVWKILTCSDFSPKLGIKTK